In the bacterium genome, TCCACGAGGCCCTGCGCTTCGGCCGCCTGGCTGGCAGGCGCGGCCCTGGCCACGGCGGCCTGACCGGGCAGGGTCACGAAGGCCCAGCAGCCGGCGTGCAGGGCGCCTACAACCAGGAGGGGAAGCACCGCCGACACCAACCCGTAGCCGGCCAGGAGGGGGAGCCCGATCACCGCCGCCACCAGGCCCAGCCGGATCGGGTTCACACGGTCCGACAACCGGCCGCTGACCGGCGTGAGCACGATGGCGGGCAGGGCTATCACCAGAAATCCGACGCCGGTCAGCCACGGGCGGGCCCCGAGATCGGTCATGTACCGGGACCAGATCGCATCGATGACGCCGACGTAGAGCCAGTTGGAGGCGGCCAGCAGCAGTCCGGACATGAAGCCCGGCAGGGCGGAGAGGCGGCGGCGGCTGAGCCTGATGGTCGGCCGCTCGTACTCTCCGGGCCGGACCGCCGGCAGGGCCAGCAGCACTACCACTCCGGCCGCGGCGGTTACCAGGAACGGGATGGCCAGGCCGAACTCGTTTAGCACCCCTCCGAGCACGGGCCCGACCAGGATCCCGCCGAGCATCGCCACCATCAGCGAGCTCAGAGCCTGTCCATGGCGGTCCGGGGACCAGCTCAGCATCACCCGGCGCGCCGCTCCCACCGAGACCCCCTCGGCGATGCCCATGAGCGCCCGGGCCGCAACCCACTGCCAGAGCTCCACCGCGAAGACCATCCAGAGCAGCGACATCACCAGCAGGACGCACCCTAGGGTGATCAGGCGCAGCTCCCAGCCCCGGTCGGCCAGCGGGGTCAGCCAGATGTTGCCGAACAAGGTCATCGCGAACGGTATGCCGGCGAGCAGGCCCAGGGACCAGGTGGGAAACCCGAACCGGTCCTGGATCACGGCCAGGAGCGAGAAGATGACGCCGATGCCCGTGGCCAGTGTGGCGATATAGGAGAGGAGGATTAACCGGGGGAGCCGGTAGGCGGAGGGGATGCGGGTGGACACGCGCCGACCATCCTAACGGTCGGCCCCCGGACCGGCCCGCGGGCAGCGACCCGACGGGGACTCGGTGGTGGAGTCGATCGCCTCGAGGAAGATGTCGATCTCGTGCGCTGCGGTGGCGTAGGTGATCTCATCGATCCGGTCGGTGGCGTAGACCACTCCGATCATCTCGTCGTGATGGTTGAGCAGCGGCCCACCCGAGTAGCCGGCCGCTGCGGGAGCGCGAACCCGGACGTTGTCCCGGCGTACGGAGGTCTCCTCGTCGTAGATGTTGCGACCCACGGCGACGATCAGATCGGCGTCGGCGAACGGAACCTCGGCCCGATCCTGGCCGCCGCGGAGCCGGATCAGGCGTCCACTTTCTCCGGCCACGGCTCGGGCCACGGTGAGGATGGGTCGGTCCACGGAGGGAGCTCGCAGCAGGGCCAGGTCTCGATCGAAGTCGATGCCGACCAGCGTGGCGGCATGCTCCGAGCCGTCCTCGAAGGTGACGGTCAGGCCGCCCTCCGAGCCGGCCACGTTGTGCGCCACCGTCACTAGGTAGTGCCGGTCGATGGAGACCGCCGAGCCGACCATGTCCTGACCGCAGACCCGACCCCGCAGCTGGGCGATCGCATCGAACGGATCGGTGGCGATGGCCGGTTCCGGCGATCCGCACGCGGCTACCAAGAGCGCCAGACCGAGCGCGAGCCGGCTCACGACCAGGAGGAGCACTCCGGTCGGAACCGGGCCGGCAGGGCGTGAAGGGGGCTGGGCGTTCGCTCGAGAAACTCCGAGCTGCGGTGCCGCGTGATGGTGCTGTCGGACCGGGTGGCGAATGGACGCTCTGGTACGGACCTTTCCAGCACCCTCCTAGAGTAGGAGGCGATGGATTCCTTGGAGGCGTCGCTCGATCCCAAGCCGAGTGTCGAGTACGCCATGTTGGCCGACGCTGTCCAGGCGGTGGGCGGCAAGCTCTACATCCTGGGCGGGGGCTGGGAGCTGCTCTACGTCGAGTCCTTCCCGGCTCGCCATCCCTCCATAGGCGTCGGAATCCGGCTGCGCGTCCCCTGGCCCTTCGCGGACTCCTTCAGGCTGTCGGTGGACCTGATGAATGAGGACGGCCGGAGCCTCCTCGGCAACACCCGGTTCACCCGGACGGTCCAGGTACGGCCACCGGTCAGGCGTCTCCCCGGAGCAGAAATGGGGATGACCCGGGCCTTCACCTTCAACAACCTGGTGTTCCCCGGGCCGGGCGGCTACTCCTTTGCGATCTACGTCGAGAATGACGAGGTGTTCCGGATTCCCTTCCGGGTCCTGGAGCGGGCCCGCCGGGCGCCCCGGGCCGGCGGCGGCTGAGATCCATCAGCGCCACAGGGTCAGAACTGCTCGATCCTGCCGGCGGTCCGGATTCGAGTGGTCCGGCCCGAGACCAGCAGCTCGTAGCCTTCACCGGCCACCACCAGCGGGCAACCCCGGTCCGGGTAGAGCTCCGATGCCACGATCAGCCCCACCACCAGGATCGGGTCGACCTGCTGTAGCACCAGCGCGGCGGGCGCGGTCCTGAGGCGCACCGACTCGGCCAGAACCGCGGAACCACCCGATGATCCCCTACCGCCCGGGAGGATGAGAACACGACCGGCGGTCGGCTGCCCGTGCTGGGGATGGTGGGCGTCGATGATGGTTCCGTCCAGGGGATCGATCCCTCCCCACCAGCTCAGAGGTTGGTCGAGAACCAGGCTCGGACCCTCGGCGATGCCCGGAACGATGGCGGTGGCGCCGATGCTCACCACGGCCGCCGCTCCCTGATCACCCGACCCCCTACCGCCGACTCCACGCAGTCGGAGGCTGAACCGAACACCACGTCGATACCGAGGTTGCCGGGTGCGTAGTAGGCCCACTTGGCGGAGTCGGTCATCGCTGCTCCGGAGCCGGCGGGAAGGATCGAGGTCACGTAGGTGCAGGTGTCCACCACGAACACCACCCCGGCCTCCTCCAGGCGCCTCACGACCTCGGAGGACGAAGCCAGGACGTCCCTTCCCGTGTTCACGTAGAGCGTCACGTCCGGGTGGATCGGGCGACCTGCCAGAAGGTCCTGGAGCCGGGCGATCTGGCGGG is a window encoding:
- a CDS encoding MFS transporter, with translation MSTRIPSAYRLPRLILLSYIATLATGIGVIFSLLAVIQDRFGFPTWSLGLLAGIPFAMTLFGNIWLTPLADRGWELRLITLGCVLLVMSLLWMVFAVELWQWVAARALMGIAEGVSVGAARRVMLSWSPDRHGQALSSLMVAMLGGILVGPVLGGVLNEFGLAIPFLVTAAAGVVVLLALPAVRPGEYERPTIRLSRRRLSALPGFMSGLLLAASNWLYVGVIDAIWSRYMTDLGARPWLTGVGFLVIALPAIVLTPVSGRLSDRVNPIRLGLVAAVIGLPLLAGYGLVSAVLPLLVVGALHAGCWAFVTLPGQAAVARAAPASQAAEAQGLVEAYGFVLAAIGAFAAAPIYEAAGPRSLFVITAAAVALTPLVVFLRRPKWRNAF
- a CDS encoding serine protease yields the protein MLLLVVSRLALGLALLVAACGSPEPAIATDPFDAIAQLRGRVCGQDMVGSAVSIDRHYLVTVAHNVAGSEGGLTVTFEDGSEHAATLVGIDFDRDLALLRAPSVDRPILTVARAVAGESGRLIRLRGGQDRAEVPFADADLIVAVGRNIYDEETSVRRDNVRVRAPAAAGYSGGPLLNHHDEMIGVVYATDRIDEITYATAAHEIDIFLEAIDSTTESPSGRCPRAGPGADR
- a CDS encoding DUF126 domain-containing protein encodes the protein MVSIGATAIVPGIAEGPSLVLDQPLSWWGGIDPLDGTIIDAHHPQHGQPTAGRVLILPGGRGSSGGSAVLAESVRLRTAPAALVLQQVDPILVVGLIVASELYPDRGCPLVVAGEGYELLVSGRTTRIRTAGRIEQF